A genomic window from bacterium includes:
- a CDS encoding type II toxin-antitoxin system Phd/YefM family antitoxin, which produces MTMIRSYSNILDADFLPLSEVKAGLSQQIKSARERRRRIMVTVNGKPEAVLLSYDDYLDLIRKLEPEVPAEPAALTYEEWKAGERARKEISASLNRMFDAPRLSRKGQKPYKLRRVSGPKSLKK; this is translated from the coding sequence ATGACTATGATTCGGTCCTATTCCAATATCCTCGATGCCGATTTCCTACCGCTTTCCGAAGTCAAGGCCGGGCTTTCTCAGCAAATCAAGTCAGCGCGGGAACGGCGCCGGCGGATCATGGTGACGGTCAATGGCAAGCCCGAAGCGGTGCTCCTGAGCTATGACGATTATTTGGATTTGATTCGCAAGCTCGAGCCCGAAGTCCCGGCCGAACCGGCCGCTCTCACCTATGAGGAATGGAAGGCCGGAGAAAGGGCTCGCAAAGAAATTTCAGCTTCCCTTAACCGAATGTTCGATGCGCCTCGCCTTTCCCGGAAAGGGCAGAAGCCCTATAAGCTCAGGAGAGTGAGTGGACCTAAAAGCCTTAAAAAATGA